In Rhodopirellula sp. P2, the DNA window CTCCAGTTGTGCCGTCACGCGTGCTTCACGGAGCAGGCGCCGCCGGAACCCGCGGTCCAACCGATGCTCTGGTAACAGCATCTTCAGCACCACAGTGCGACCGACGATTTGATCGAAAGCAGAATACAACACCCCATTGCCGCCACGAGCCATCTCCGTCAGATCGCGGTACTTGGCAAGGCCGTGCGGCCGGGGAGAGGGAAGCTGGATATCAGTGCTGGAGAGTGAAAGCATCATTCAGAGGAATGGCCGCTTGTTGGAGTGAACAAAAACGTCAAGTTGCCTGACACAGTCTTCAACTTACCCGCTTGGGCGTTTCATTTGTGAGCGGCAAAGTGCTTGGCGCTCATTTCGGATTGGTCGTTCAAGATTCATCATCGTAGCCGGCTTGCAGGTACCGTTGGGCGGCTTCCCGATAGGGCGGGTCCCAGCCGAGTTCTTGTAGCAGATCGCGTCGCTTCTTGAGGTACCATTTCGGTTCAATTGAATGTCGGTTGGCCTCCAGCAATTCGAGTGCTCGCCCCTTCTGGCCCGATCGCCGAAACATCCGGTCTTGCAACAGGATGAACTCGCGACGGTCACCCTTCGTTTGTTCGGTCAAACGCTGAACGGCAGCGACCAATTGTGCTTGATACTGCCCCGGATCGGCAATTGGCCATCGCTCGCGGACCTCAGGCAATTCGCGATACGCGAGCGCCCGCCCCAGTCGGTAACGGGTGAACGCGAGAGCCCAGGACGTCGGCGTCGACAGCGATTGCGAATCAGTGGGGAGCTTGGCGGCCAGGGTCGCTTCCAGTTGGCTGGCCAGCTCAATCGTTTTTCGCAAGTTGGCTTTGCGGTCGTCGTCGGTGTCGGACGCGAGCAACCGATCCTGCAAATCAATCATCGCTTGCCAAGCATCGGCGTCCACGGGTTCGGGACGCTCTAAATCCTGCAGCCGAGGCTCCTCCACCAGTCCCGTTTGATCCGGTGCGTCAGCGGGAGCCGAAGGCATCTGCCCCGGTTTCCATCGACTCAGCCACGACTGCCTGGCTGAATATTCCAGGCGTGCATCGTCCGACTTGGCTTCCTGGATCCTCATCGCGATGGAGGCTAGCTTTTGGTGCTGCCAATGCTCTGCCTCCACCTTGCTGGGAGCTTCTGCAAGGGAACTGGTCGGCAATCGCAATTGCACCAAACCAAACGCCAGCAGCGGCACGATCAGCCCAGTCCAACAGCGGCAGCCAGCGTGATCTGTGAGTGGTGGTTTCAGGGCGTGTCCAGCCATGCTGTGATCAGGTGGGGTACATTGGTAGTTGTTCTTATCGCACCCCCGTGACCATACCGATTTCTTATGCAGCGTTCCACACTCAGTCAGGTATTCTTTTACTTTGTGGTGTTCGTTTCGACAGGGAGCCTTTCGGCCATGGGGGAGCCGTCCGATTGGGCGGAAGGCACGACGCAGCACAACGATGGAGCCAATCGCGAACATTACAACCAGGCCGCGTCCTTGCCATGGAAACACTTCATGGGCGATTGGTGCGACGCCGAGGGAACCGAACAAGGAGAGGTCGCCTACGCGGTCGTCGAGGTGCTCGACGACGACACTCGCAAACCCGTTCGCTGGGATGTGACGAATCTGGTGAAGGAGTGGGGCGATGGAACGCACCCGAATCAAGGTATGTTTCTACGCGTCACCGATGGAAGTGGCCGGATTGCATTCGGTAGCCGCGAGAGTGCAGACACGACTCTGCATCCCAAGCTCGAATTGACCGGCGAATGGGGGACCGTCAGTCTCAACGCGGTCGCTGACACGTTTCTGCCCAAGTCGACTTACCGTTGCCAGGGCCAAGCGGACGAACTGCGTGTTTCGGACAAGTCGGAGAATCTCTTGATTCGATTCGACATGAACCAAGCGAACAAAGTCGAAGCGATCACGAACGCCACGTTGGTGTTGCAGTCGACCCAGCAATTTGGTTCCGCCAGTGTTGGAGTTTTTCGCTGCAATCAGGGGGAACGCGACTTGCCCTCCTCGCCTGTTTTGGGCATCGCGGCGAAATACGCAAATGATCACGGCATCGCGGACGATCCGGACGTGATCTTCACCACCGGGTTCGAACAATCCAACTGGGAACGTGAATGGACTCAGGCCGGACCCGACGGCAAGGTGGACACGGTGGATGCTGACACTGGGTTTGAAAGCTTCCTTCCCCTGCAGGGCAAGGCATTGCGTTCTCGAATCGGCAAAGGAGAATTCACCGCCCTGAACACGCTGTACAAGTTCGATGAGCAGATCGGCAGTGAGCCCGAGGAGGTCTACTTCCGCTACTACTTGCGACTGGCTGATGATTGGAATCAAACCGTCCAAGGCGGGAAGCTACCGGGGATCAGTGGGACTTATGGTCGAGCTGGCTGGGGGGGGCGGAAAAGCAACGGCAAAGATGGTTGGTCGGCTCGCGGGTTGTTTCAAAAGACAATTCCGGAAGGCAATCCTTTGGCCGGACGAACCCCCATTGGGTTCTATTGCTACCACGCTGATATGGAAGGAACCTATGGAGCGAATTGGGTTTGGAGCCAAGCCTACCGTGGGTACCTGGCAACCAATCGCTGGTACGCGATCGAGCAACAGTGCCGACTCAACACTCCCGGGGAGAAGGATGGAATCTTGCGAGCCTGGGTTGATGGGCATCTGGCGTTTGAGAAGACAGACGTGCGGTTTCGATTGACGGATGAACTTCGAATCGAACAAATCTGGCTGAACCTCTACCATGGCGGGAAGATCGCCTCGCCTCATGATCAGCACATTTTTCTGGACAATGTGGTGATCGCCAAGAAGTACATCGGTCCCATGGTCAAGCAGCCATGAGACGCAGAGTGGTTCAGTGGGGGGATGGTTCAGTGACGGTGGAGCGATGGAGTCAACTTGCCGTTTCGCCGCGGCCTATTTCTCGATTCGGGTGAGTTGGACGCTCGATTTGCTTCCGACCGACGTCGCGTGTTTTCCATCGGGATGAAGCATGATTTCTTCTGACGAACCATCTGCAAAATTGCGAAGAAACGCGACAAGGTACTGCTTGTTGCCCACCTTGGCCCAAAGTCCGATGGGCTTGCCGCGGAGAACGACGAGACCATCTGGGGTGTAGTCGCAAACGTTTCCGTTGCCGTAGTCCCAGCGTCCCACCACTGGGTCCGGCGGTTCTGGAGTTTTTTGTTTTGCTTTCAACTCGGCAATTTGTTCCTTCAAGTTGGCAATCAGCTGCTTGTCTTCGTCGGGAGCATCTTCTGCCTGGGAGCGTGTTTTTGTTCGCCGCTCGACGAACGAATCCAACTTGCGATCCAGGAGAGCCGAGATGCGATTTGCTTCTGCAAAGTCTTTCTCGTCGACGACCGTGGAAAGAGCTGCCTCAAGATCGCTTCGCAAGGTCACTTGAGCAAGTGATATCTGCTCTTTGAGTTTCCGGTCCAGAAATTGCAACCGTTCGTCAAACTTGGCAATCGCAGTTTTCGCGACGTCTGATTCAAACGCATTCGCTTCAAACGCATCTTGCGAAGTTCCGGGGCGTGTCGAGCAGGCCAGGACGGCAAGAATTAGCAGGGTGCGTTTCATGAAAGGTGGCTTGCGGATTCAGTGTGATGTGCCAGTCGAATCGGACGATGTCTCCCCAATTTGGAATGGAAGTGCGTCGTATTCCGTTCGCCTGGACAACAGTGGAAGTGGTGCTCGCATGTACTTTGGATCATGCATTGATTCGCCCAACCCAGATGCTCGGCGAAGGCGAAACTCATTCCGGTCCAGCAGCGACACCGCCAAGATACCCTCCCACTACCGAAACCGCAAGAAAATAGAAAGTCGTTGTTGAGACAACCAGGGATTGGGTCAGCAAGCGTTCGTTCCAAAACATGCTTGCCCAAATGAAGGCACTCCCGAAGATGAAATAGGGAACAATCGCGACGAATGACCAGAACGACGAAGACAACACCCCCATCAACAACGCCCACCTCGTCGGCGTTTTATGAAACGCGACGAATGGACCAAGGGTCAACGGGAATGCCAATGGCAACCACAATGGTTGGTGTCGCGACAATGCAATCAGTGCCGCGCAGATTCCAGCGAGAACGAGCAAGCTTGCGACAGAGAATTGCCTTTCGTTTGATCGCATTGAGAGACTCTGGGATTCAGTCCGAAGGCTTCTGACCGAGCAGGACTTGGGTTGTTCCTTTGGGCAAGTCAAAGCAAGCGACGAGAGTCTTGCCATCGGAGATCCATGTTCCTGCATTCAGTGTCGACCGGTCGGTTGCTTCTTTCAGCACGGTTCGCTCGCTTCCTTGTTGGATGCTGACTGGTCCCGATGCGCCGTCGACTTGCAAGGTGAACTTCTCCGTTGCGAAGGGGGCCCGGAGGGTGAGTTGGTCGCCAACGGATTCAATCTCGGTCAGTTGCTTGGCAGCCCAGTAACGAGCCATCTCACTGACCTTCATCCAAATCGTATCGTCGTTGAATTGTGACGCCAGCGACTGCACGACTCGCTGGAAGGAGCGGAAGCCTTCTTGGCTACCATTGCTGAACATTCCCTGCCAATGACAGAGCATGACCGCAGGTTGCCTTCGTTGAATCAGTTCGACCATCCGGCCGCTGGTCGCAGCGGCATTGCAGTAACGATCAGGTTCCGAGAGAGAGTCGCCTTGCCATCCGCCAAACCAATCGCCTGTTCCTGCGGGCACGTTCACTGTCAGTTGCACGTCGTCGGTTCCGATTCCCCGCACATTTTCCAGTTGGGGTTCCGTGCTCTCGTCGCCTGAAATGACGTATTTGAAGTAGTGAGGCAACTCGACTCCGTAGACATCACGAACCGCTTGGTCGACCGCGAGGGGCAATTCGCTTTTCACCGCATTTCCAAATCCGCCGGGAGTGGTGACACCTTCGCAGGGGAGGTCACAGTTTTTGAGAATCCGAAGTGCATAGGCTAGGTAGGCGGCCAATTCGTCCACGCTTTTCTTTTCCTGCGGGTACGAATTTTCCATGGTTGCGGCGTTGATCTTTTCCATCGGCTTGCCGGTCTTCAGATCGATCACGCGAGTGTGTGTGATCATCTCCGGATGGACGTCCCAGTTGGGGAGCATCAACTCACGGACCAGTTTCAAGCTGGACTGCAATTCGGATCGCGACCACCCCGGCAGTTCACGATCGAGCCAGCCGACGCAGGCCGGATTCGGAACGATGCTGTACTTGCCTTTCACCCCGTGTTCTGCACACCACTCTCCGAACTGACGGACGAAGGCATCGGGGATCTCACGCGGCCATGACTTCCATGGTTTTTGATACTCCGTGCGATTGGGCCAAGCGGCCGCGAATTGGGGATTGCAAAAATGGCCCATGTTCACCAGGCACGTCGAATCATCGATGATGAACGACAACGGCACCCGATCGCGTGGCATCAGCACGTGGACGTTCGCTGGTCGGGTTGGCAAGGGAACGGCCGCATTGCTCCCCTGTGTTTCGGCGGATGCAACGCGGGGCATTCCCATGCCGGCAACGGTTGTCGCGACGGCGCCCCAAGCCGAAGCGTGAAGGAACTGACGTCGATCCTGATCGATGGAAGCTTGGTTCTGATTCACGTCGAAGACTCCGGGGGACCCTGTGTTCGCTCACGGCAGGCACAACACGGCTTGCCGTCACGTCTGATTCTATCACGCCCCGAAACGCTTCACGTCAGCCGCTCCTCCCCTGAACGGTGCCACCCACCAACCGAAACGCGATAGTCTCCGCTGAAATCAATTTCCGTCGCTCAAATTGGAGTGTGCATCTCTCGGTGATTGGCCTGCGGGTCTCGTGCAGGGAATGGCTATCCATTGAAGCCGCAGATTGATATCCTTTTCGGCGGCAGAGAGAGCGATGTGCATCCGTGACCACGGCTTACGCGAAGTGAAACCGGGGACTGTGTTACGAGCATCTTTGTTGGTGCTCCGTTGCCATCACTCGGTGGATCCAGGATTTGTCTGTTACTTCTGCGAATTCTCTTTGCAGTTCATCTCACGCTTGCGACAGAAGTTTTGAGTCGCAGGCCTTTCAGCTCGGTGATTCATGAAGAAACACGAATGGTACGAGACCACTGACGAAGGCGAGAGGCGTCTGGTCACTGTGACGCGACATGCCGGGAAATGGCAACTTCGGTCTCGACTCAAGTCGGAAACCGAGTGGACCACGTTTCCCGCCATTCCGCTGGATGATCTTGAGACCCTGCACGAAATCATCAGCAACAAATATCGGCGGAATCGCCTACCGCATTCGCATGTTTTGGAAATTGATGCCCTGATTGAAGCCGCAAAACGCAGGGATTAGAGGGGGATTCTTTTCCAAGCGGCTTTGCTCTTCCCGTAAGGTGCCAGCCACCTTCCCGATTTGGATGACCTGAAACCTTGGCTTGTTCCGGGGCTGATTGAGGGCGACTTCCGCTGTCTTGATGTCATTTTGCGAGCTTGATTGACTTCTCGGAGACGCCGGCCTCGTGAGTGCGATCGATTGAGCGCAGCAGAGTAGAGCAGTTGTCCCCAACTGTTCCGTCGCCCCTTGCACCACTGCGAAGGATGACGCGTGCTTTGACCTTGCTGCTCAGGCAAAGCAGGCTGCGGCTTGGACCTGGCCGCGGTGGTGATGGCGGCCCGTTCGTTCTGCGTCCGCTTTCAGCGATTCAGGGCGACCGATGCAGCTGGTTTTGCCAAAGTATTTCTGCCAGTCCCACACCAAGTCTCGCCACATCGAAGCGTCGATTCCGACTTCCGAGAGCGTTTGGGCGAGACGCTTGGGCAGTTCAGCCGCTCGGCAGGCAATCGGTTGCGCCGCGGTCCAGTCCAGCAACCGTTTGTAATCGCTCCAGCGGATGTTCAAGAATCCGCGATCGCTGCTGCGGAGGCCTTTCGTGTGGACTTGCGGTTCGGTGGACAGTTTGGTTTCGCTCAACGTCAGAGGACTCAGCCATTCATCTCGCCGGATCCGTTTCCCGGTTGGATTGCGTCGCTTCGCCCTGCGTTTTTCCTGAAGAACTTCGACCGGCGTTTCTCGAATTTCTCGTCCGGCTTCTTCCGTCGGAATTGGTTTCAGATCAAAGGCGGCCGAAGGGATTCGTTCGCCCTTGCGAGCTTCGATCCGGTCGTAGGCACTGGTGTGCGGGCTGGTCTCGGGAGTCGCCGTCAGCGCTGCGCGGACCGGATTCAGATCGACGTACATGCTGCAGGCGAGCAAGCCTGCCTCGTCGACGATTTTCTGTGCTTTGAAGCGACCTTCCCAGAATCTGCCGGTGCACTCGTCCTGTTTGTTTGCCAGTCGGGCAATGGGTTCGGCCAAGGCTCTCATGTACCAAGAGATGTCTGACAAGCGGCGACGGATTTCAGTCAGCCGCTCTTTGTTGCGAACCAGCATTTGCACATCGTTTTCAGTCGGCTCGGCCAAGTGTTCTTCGAGGCGTCGACCGGGGAACACACGCAGCCAGCGAATCGCAACTTCCTCGTCGCTCCATTGAGCACAGACATCCGGCCGGTTGCGGAGAATCTGATGCATGTGATTGCTCAACACCGCGTACGAAAGCACATCGACCGCGAACACCGAAGCCAGAGCTTCCATCCGCCGGCGAATCCATTCCCTGCGGAACGAGAAATCCTTGCCGGTCGCCTGGTCGACACCTGCAAGAAAGGCGCGTCGCACACATCGCTGGACCACGTGCACGATCCCCACTTCGCTGGGATCAAACTGTTCGCTTCGCTGAGGCCGCGGCATCGCTCTGCTCTCCAGTGGGATTGGCAAGACAAAAGCATCGTATGCATCGCATCAGGAAAGTCAAATTAGGGTGGCTGGCACCAATTGGAGGGGCGAATCAGTTGGTCGCAGGTTCAATCTCGATGGGCTTGTGCTGGAGAACACGATCGATGATGGAATAAGATTTCATTCGCATGTCTTTCGGAAAATCGTGCTCGCAGTCTGGAGTCAACAGGATCAACTCTTCGCGGGAGTCAAACAAAGAATAGATTTGGGCAGCCACCGGGATCGCCTTGCGTACGCCGCGAATGTCGAAATTTGCGTCGTGAGTGGGGGAGACCGATACAAAGGTTCGTGGTGCCAGCGCGGCGACTAGTTCATAGAAATCAAACGGAACGTTGTCAGGGGCCAACTGAAACTTGTCTCTCAGGCGGGGCATGTACCGTTCACTGGCCCAGCCCCCGATTTGCCCGCCATAGTAGTCCTGAAATGGACACCAGCCACAACTGGAGACCATCACCTTGACTCGTTGGTCAAACACTCCCATGAAAATGGCGTTGTGACCCCCAAGTGAATGGCCTATCGCTCCGATGCGTTCGGAATCAACGAACGGCAGGTCAGCAAGGTAGTCGACGCATCGCCGATGATTGACGATGGCTTTCATGGTGCCCGATGCAAAATTGTCGCGTTTGAAGTCATAGTCGGCGTATTCGCCAAAGGACGGGTAGTCTGGCGCAATGACCACATAGCCACGCTGTGCAAGCTCGATTCCATATTGTCGACCCGGTCGACCACCCTGGCCGGCAACGATCCGTTTCCCAGCCGCCCCCGTGGGATGCAGGGCGACAACGGCTGCCAGTTTGGGTGAATGAATGGCGTTCGTTAACGCGTTTACGTTAACGAGCTGTGCAACTGAGCTGGGTAGATACAGATCCAATGGCAGGCGATCTGAGTCGTCGACAGCCATCGTCATTGTCAATCGACGCACTTTCCCCATCCAAACGTCTTCTGTGATTCGAGTGTCAAACGCAGGCATAGCTTCGGTTTGCGGCAACGGTCCCATTGCCAATTCAGCCCCCGCGATGATTTGCTGGCGACGGAGCATCCAGTCGGCAATCGACTGGATCGGTTTGAGTTTGCCGTCGGCGGTTCGGTACAGGGACAGGTCCGAGTGTTGTAATTGCGTTTGGTCAGCCGATTGGTCATCGGCACTCACATTGCCAGTCGCAACAACCAACACACTGGCCCAAGCAAGAGCACCAAGCCAAAAGTATTTCGCGTGCATTGCAATCTCCAAGTGGTAAACCGGCTCTGTCGCTCGCCGATCGCGGCTGAATCGAATCGCTCGATTTTGGTGGGTGGCACCATCCGGAAGAGGTGCTAGGCGAGGATGTCGTGGAGGACGTTTCCGTGGACGTCGGTGAGGCGGAAGTCTCGGCCGGAGTAGCGGTAGGTCAGTTTTTCATGGTCGAGACCGAGGGCGTACAACATCGTCGCGTGCAGGTCGTGCACACTGGTTGGATTCTCTTCGGCCTTGAAACCGAATTCGTCGGTCGACCCGTAGACCGTTCCGCCCTTGATGCCGCCTCCAGCCATCCACACGCTGAATCCGTAGTGGTTGTGGTCACGCCCCAGTTTCGAGGCACCAGCACCGGTCAGTTCCACGGTTGGCGTGCGTCCGAATTCGCCTCCCCAGACGACCAAGGTTTCGTCCAACATGCCGCGTGATTTGAGATCGCTCAGCAAGGCGGCGATCGGTTGATCAATTTCGCCCGCGAGTTTGCGATGATTGTCGGCGATGTTTTCGTGATTGTCCCAGGGTTGGCCGGCCCCGTGCCACAATTGAATGTATCGAACGCCGCGTTCCGCCAACCGTCGCGCGATCAACGTCTGACGTCCGTGCACGGTGTCACCGTATCGCTCCCGTGTGTGCTGTGTCTCACTGGCGATGTCGAACGCGTCACTGGCCTCGGTCTGCATTCGAAACGCCAGTTCGTAGGACTGGATTCTGGATTCCAAACGCTGGTCCAAACGCGGGGTTTGATGCTGGCGATTCCACTTCGCCAACAGTTCCAACTGACGTTTCTGGTCGGGCGTGCTGATCTGGGGGTGTTCGATGTTCTCGATCAATCGACTCAACTGGGTGTGCTGAGTGTCGATGTGTGTGCCTTGAAACGAACCGGGAAGAAAGGCCGACTGCCAGTTCTCCGCGTCCTTGATCGGCAGACCACCTGGACACATGGCGATGAAACCGGGCAGGTTCTTGTTCTCCGCACCCAGGCCGTACAGCACCCAAGCCCCAGCACTGGGCCGCGTCTGGACGGAGTCGCCGCAATTCATCAGCATCAGCGATGGCTCATGGTTGGGCACTTGAGCGTACATGGATCGGATCACGGCGATGTCGTCGATGTGCTCGGCTGTCTTTGAAAACAGTTCGCTGACTTCGATGCCTGACTCGCCATAGCGTTGAAACTGGAAGGGCGATGGAAAGGCCGCTCCCGTCTTGCGTTCGGTTGTCAGGGTTTCGCCAAGTCGCTGGCCGGCATATTTCTGCAAGGCGGGTTTGGGATCGAATGTATCGACATGCGAGGGGCCGCCGTTCAAAAAGAACTGAATCACTCGCTTGGCTTTCCCACCAAAGTGCGGCCCGGCCGCACTGCCATTCAAGCCGCTGTCGTCTGCCAAGACACTGCTGAGCCCCAGTGCCCCCAGTCCCATGCCGGAACTCAGCAGCATGTCGCGTCGGCTGAGTGGCGATTGGATTCGGCCCCGCAGAGGATCGATGGTCGTCGAGTGTTTCATGTTCATCGTGTCGTTGCCTATTCAATCCACAAACAAGAATTCGTTGGAACAAAACAGAATCTGAGCCAACTGCTCCAGCGGCGTCAGTCGGTTTGCCGCGTTGGTTGGAAAGTCAGCTTCCGAATTCCAAACGGTGGCATCGCCAGCCTCGGTTTTTGTCTCGCTATCGGGTGATCGATCAGACGCTTTAACAGATGCCTTTCCGGGCCCTGCCGTAACCGTCACTGTCTCGGTCACGTCCGTGATCGTCGCTTTCCAGAGGAATTGGTCGCTGTTCAAAACCGAGTCGATGTCGACCACAAAATCAATCGTCTCGCCTTTCTGCACTTCGATTGCCTGGGCATTCAAAATGGCCGACGACTGGTGAACCTTGGCGGCACCAAGCTGACCTTGTTCCGAGCTGACAATGAAACCACGCACTCCATCGCCGGCAGCGACTTGGTGGCGGAGTTCGGATTCGATTCGAACCGTCATCTTGTCGGGTGCCGTCCAGCGGCGGACACTCGCGGTGCTTCGAGTGTTGCCGGGGTGCCCGCCGACTGCGGACAACTGCACCCAACCGAGTTTGCCGTCCGGCCAACTTGGACCACCCTGCCAGCTCTGGCCAGTGAAATGCGGAAGCGATTTGAAGTCCGGGACACGTTGGACTTCCTCGTCATATTTCCCGTGCCCATACGACCAGTCAGCGACCGTCGGTCGAACGGGAGTGCTTTCCGTCGCGGCTTGGGAAGCGACTTGCAACGCGTCGGTCACCTCCGCTTCGGTTGCAGCACGCTGCAGCACTCGCTGAAACATTTGTTCGATTGCTTGACGAGGCTCAGCACCTTCGCGGCAAACGGAGGCCAGTTGCTGAGATCGTTTCAGAACAAGCGGATGGTTCATGAAGAACAAAGCTTGCTGCGGCACCGTGGTCTGGCTGCGGCGGGGCACATGCAAGTCAGGGTTGGCAAAGTCGAACACTCGCAGAATCGCGGGCAAGAACTGACGATCCACCAACCCGTACAGCGTGCGTCGTACGTTGGAAGTGTCTTGGAAAAGATCTGTGGGTTTGCCACCGGTCCGCAGATCGATTTCACCGGTCGCCGCGAGCATTGAATCGCGAAATTGTTCGAAGGTCAGACGCCGCGAATTCATTCGCCACAGCAAACGGTTTTCTGGATCAACCTCCAAGGCTCGTTGCAGTTCAGCCTCACTGCTTGGTCCGAAAGACGATTGGCGAAATGCGGAGGACGTCAAAATCAGACGATGCAGCTTCTTGAGACTCCAGCCTTCCTGGACGAACCAGTGAGTCAGCCAGTCCAGCAGTTCCGGGTGCGACGGTCGTTCGGCTCGCAATCCAAAGTCGCTGGGCGTCGTGACCAAACCAGCCCCGAAGTGATGCGCCCAGACGCGATTGACGATCACCCGAGCAGTCAGCGGGTTGGACTCGTCGATGATGTTCCGGGCAAGTTCTAGACGCCCGCTACCAACTTGGAATGGTTGGCGGTCCGGGGGTGACAGCACAGCAAGAAATTGCCGCGAAACATTGTCGCCTTGCGTCAGGATGTTGCCGCGTCGAAAGATCCGAGGTTCCGATGGAACCGGACGGTCTTTCAAAATCAATGCATAACCAGGAGGTTGCGAGGGGCGAATCAACCAGCGGTCGATCTCGCCTTGCAGTTTCCACAGCGCGGTCGTCGTGCTGCTGTCAAAGTAGATTTCGGTATGGACGATTCCTTCGTCGGGAACCTGGCTGGGGGAAGCGGGACCGAACATCACCTGCCAAAGTTGTTGCTCGGCAGGATCGTTCTGGTTCGGCTCGTCGGCAGCGACCTCAGCCAGCAACTGGCCGTAGCGATTGATGACCTCGATGAAGTCGGTTGGTGGCGTCTCAAAGAGGGCAGCAACGCGAGGATTGATCTGCACAGGTGTCGCCGCAGTGATGGCGTCGCATACCGACCGTGCTTGTTCTGCGAATTGGTCTGCTGGCAGTTGAGAGAACAGATGCCACGGCACAAACACTGGATCACGCTGGCGATCTGCTGTTCGCAGGTATGCCTCCCAACGTCGTACAAATGCCGGCAGTAGATCAGAGGCCTCGAAGATCTGATCGAACCCCTTGGGAGGGTACTTGTCCAATTCCGTTTGAGCGTGCAAATAATCACGAACCCGGCTGCGGGCACGCTGGGATGCTTCGTCACGACTGGATTGCAGCTTCTGTTGGAACGCCGTTTCGCGTTGATGCAACTCTGCGTCGAAAGCGTCGTCTGCTTCGGATTCTGACGCCGCGGAACGATCCAGCGAGACCAACTGTTCCTCGCAGCTGTTGAAGACTCCATACAGCGAGTAGTAATCGGCGGTGGGGATCGGATCGTATTTGTGATCGTGGCAACGAGCACAACTGACCGTCAGCCCCAGTGTGCCACGAGTCACCACATCGATGCGGTCGTCAATGATGTCTCGATTGACACCCAAGAATCGCCGGCCAACGGTCAAGAAGCCCATGGCGGCCAAGTCTTCCTGGCGTTTGGATTCGACTTGATCGGCCGCCAATTGCAATAGCAGGAAACGGTCGTAGGCCATGTCTTGGTTCAGAGCGTTGACGACCCAGTCTCGATAACGCCAAGCGTGCACCCAAAAACGTTCTTCACGCGCGTAGACGTATCCTTTGGTGTCGGAATAACGTGCCACGTCCAGCCAATGACGAGCCCAGTGTTCGCCGTATTGCTTCGAGGCAAGGTAACGATCCACCAAGTCTGGATAGGCATCCGAGGATGATGACGCAACGAACTGTTCAACATCGGCGGAGCTTGGTGGCAGACCCGTGAGCGTGAACGACAATCGTCGGATCAAGGTCCGTCGGTCGGACTCGGGCGAAGAAGCCAGTCCCGCTTCAGCGAGTTTGCGGGAGACGAATGCGTCGATGGGGTTGGTGCTGGGGTGTTGTTTGGCCCTCCCCTTGCTTTGCTCGACATTCGCTGAGGGCGAGTGAGTCGAAGTGGAGGTCTCTTCGATATCAGGCACAGGCGGATTCTTGACACTTTGAAA includes these proteins:
- a CDS encoding PSD1 and planctomycete cytochrome C domain-containing protein; amino-acid sequence: MERFASQSYFLRLLMRQPWTCLTVAIFACLAFCFMGPTQADDQSDRFFESEIRPILVEHCIACHGESEQSGGLRLDSQPALIQGGESGPIAGADTTDSLLLEAVRRSDNIAMPPDQPLDPPQVAAIAEWVGMGMPWPESSSQLQSAAMENAKDHWAFQSVKNPPVPDIEETSTSTHSPSANVEQSKGRAKQHPSTNPIDAFVSRKLAEAGLASSPESDRRTLIRRLSFTLTGLPPSSADVEQFVASSSSDAYPDLVDRYLASKQYGEHWARHWLDVARYSDTKGYVYAREERFWVHAWRYRDWVVNALNQDMAYDRFLLLQLAADQVESKRQEDLAAMGFLTVGRRFLGVNRDIIDDRIDVVTRGTLGLTVSCARCHDHKYDPIPTADYYSLYGVFNSCEEQLVSLDRSAASESEADDAFDAELHQRETAFQQKLQSSRDEASQRARSRVRDYLHAQTELDKYPPKGFDQIFEASDLLPAFVRRWEAYLRTADRQRDPVFVPWHLFSQLPADQFAEQARSVCDAITAATPVQINPRVAALFETPPTDFIEVINRYGQLLAEVAADEPNQNDPAEQQLWQVMFGPASPSQVPDEGIVHTEIYFDSSTTTALWKLQGEIDRWLIRPSQPPGYALILKDRPVPSEPRIFRRGNILTQGDNVSRQFLAVLSPPDRQPFQVGSGRLELARNIIDESNPLTARVIVNRVWAHHFGAGLVTTPSDFGLRAERPSHPELLDWLTHWFVQEGWSLKKLHRLILTSSAFRQSSFGPSSEAELQRALEVDPENRLLWRMNSRRLTFEQFRDSMLAATGEIDLRTGGKPTDLFQDTSNVRRTLYGLVDRQFLPAILRVFDFANPDLHVPRRSQTTVPQQALFFMNHPLVLKRSQQLASVCREGAEPRQAIEQMFQRVLQRAATEAEVTDALQVASQAATESTPVRPTVADWSYGHGKYDEEVQRVPDFKSLPHFTGQSWQGGPSWPDGKLGWVQLSAVGGHPGNTRSTASVRRWTAPDKMTVRIESELRHQVAAGDGVRGFIVSSEQGQLGAAKVHQSSAILNAQAIEVQKGETIDFVVDIDSVLNSDQFLWKATITDVTETVTVTAGPGKASVKASDRSPDSETKTEAGDATVWNSEADFPTNAANRLTPLEQLAQILFCSNEFLFVD